One stretch of Armigeres subalbatus isolate Guangzhou_Male chromosome 2, GZ_Asu_2, whole genome shotgun sequence DNA includes these proteins:
- the LOC134216999 gene encoding glia maturation factor gamma, protein MSEAQICDISSEAKEEISKFRFRRNATNTALILKIDREKQLVTVDELLDDVSIEDLQEQLPSHQPRYVIYSYKMVHDDSRISYPMCFIFYTPRDSQMELCMLYAKTRMALQREADLTRYYEIRELDDMTEDWLKEKLK, encoded by the exons atG AGCGAAGCACAAATCTGCGACATCAGTTCCGAGGCCAAGGAGGAAATTAGCAagtttcgattccgacggaatgCCACCAACACTGCACTAATTT TAAAAATCGACCGCGAGAAGCAGTTGGTCACGGTAGACGAACTGCTGGACGACGTTTCCATCGAGGACCTACAGGAACAGCTACCCAGCCACCAGCCCCGATACGTCATCTACAGCTACAAAATGGTGCACGACGATTCTCGGATATCCTATCCGATGTGTTTCATCTTCTACACTCCACGGGACAGCCAAATGGAACTCTGCATGCTGTACGCGAAAACGCGTATGGCACTACAACGGGAGGCGGACCTAACAAGATACTACGAAATCCGAGAGCTAGATGATA